DNA sequence from the Phoenix dactylifera cultivar Barhee BC4 chromosome 13, palm_55x_up_171113_PBpolish2nd_filt_p, whole genome shotgun sequence genome:
CACAGAGCAAGCCAGTTCTTGGTTCTCCAGGGACAATAACAATTAGGTTCGGCATTTTTTCCGAAAGCCCATGTCTTAGATAGATACACTGATAAAATTATACACGCAAGGTGATAGAAAGATAAGAACACAATTACACGTTCTTTAATAGACGAAGCTTGTGAGGGCCCACGCCCCAGTTCCCTCAATTCCAGCAAACCGTGGCCTTACTTTTTGTTCGGGGGCTAACAGGAGTCCCCAGGTTGGTTCCGTTTTTTGACAGTTAAATAACAACCGGAAAAAATAACCGTTATATGCGTATCTCCCATTATTTGCGGATTAAGCTCTGCGCTGATCGCTGGGGGGAAAATCGTATAACATCTGTACGGAAAACCGTATAACAGCTGCACCCTGGGAAAATTAGCCGTTGTTAGCGTCCATTGTAGCTCTGTTTTGGGTTTCAAGAAAACTTAATACGCTGGGAGGAACAAAAGAAATCTTGAGCGTATTATAAACGCGTGGTTTTGAGGGTTTAAAATCTGGAAGCCGACTGAGATTGGGAGAAAAGCGCTCGAATCATAACggtcttcttctacttcttgttCTCCTCCTTATTCTTCTCCTTCTATTTACAGAGACACTTCTCTGTTCGGGATTGGAGCAATCTTGGAGCGCAGATTAACAGAAAGACTGATATgggagagaaggagaagttTCCCCGAGGGTATAGGTTTCTTCCCACCATGGAGGAACTCATCGAGTACCTCAAAGAAAAGGACTCCGGCAAACCCCTTCCCACCAACATCATCAAGGAAGTCGAGCTCTACAACCACCAGCCAGCAGTCCTCCATAGTAACTCCTATTCTCTCTTCTCTTATTAGCCAAGATATACATCTTGCTCGCTTTcaattctttctttgttttttcctttcaaACGATGAAAGAAGgatcttgattcttgattcttgattcttgattcttgattcttgattcttgattcttTGCAGAGCGTTTTCCAAATACGAGGATAAAGAGTAGATACTTCTTCACCAAGTTGGATAAGAGGTCCAAGAACAAAAAGCATAGAGATCGCAGGGTCAAGAATGGAGGCCACTGGATTTGCAGCGCCGGAGACAAGCCAGTTCTTACGGATGGTGGACAATACACTGGTGGGGTATATAAAACCTTGACCTACTATGAGGGCAACGGCAGGTCTAAGAAGACTGGTTGGATCATGAAAGAGTATCGTCTTTCCGAGGAATCCAAGCAGCATCAGCCAACTGCAAACCAAGTAGGATTGATCTCATGCCTTTCTTTCGTACTACCTGACACCACTCCATCTTATTCATACGCCATTCTTTTGCGTATTAATTCTTTTGTAGGGAAGTGATTGGGTGCTGTGCGAGATCCATCATAAAGGGAATACAGCTGAGGATGATGAGGCCAGTGATGATTCCAGTGAAGAAGACAATGAAGCAGAACAGGAGGAGCCTGGCAATGCTGCTGGTCTGCTACCAGACTTCACACACCTCCAACATGACACGGTCACGGATATCCCTGGTTTTTCCCGAGTTGCAGCCCTTTTGTCCAGCGGTGGCACTGGAGTGGATCGATCTCTCCTACCATTTGGTGATTCACATATTGTCCCTGGCACTGGCATTGAAGACAGTCCTCCAGAGCAACCACCTGCTCCTT
Encoded proteins:
- the LOC120112960 gene encoding NAC domain-containing protein 83-like, whose protein sequence is MGEKEKFPRGYRFLPTMEELIEYLKEKDSGKPLPTNIIKEVELYNHQPAVLHKRFPNTRIKSRYFFTKLDKRSKNKKHRDRRVKNGGHWICSAGDKPVLTDGGQYTGGVYKTLTYYEGNGRSKKTGWIMKEYRLSEESKQHQPTANQGSDWVLCEIHHKGNTAEDDEASDDSSEEDNEAEQEEPGNAAGLLPDFTHLQHDTVTDIPGFSRVAALLSSGGTGVDRSLLPFGDSHIVPGTGIEDSPPEQPPAPFSCDWITKNPEELESFCNLIQQDFPNLEEDTAWLPLPIQAAPPSNAQLGEQGVNWFC